The Lycium barbarum isolate Lr01 chromosome 4, ASM1917538v2, whole genome shotgun sequence nucleotide sequence ACCATTTGCCTCTTGtagagttcgcatataataacagctaccacgcCAGCATCAAAATGGCAccttatgaagctttgtatggtagAAAGTGCAGGTCTCCTATCAGGTGGTTTGAAATGGGAGAGTCGAGTCTATTTGGACCTGATCTAGTTCACCAGGCTGTAGAAAAGGTAAAGCATATCCCAGAACGGCTGCGAATAACTCAGAGCTGTCAGAAATCCTATTCAGATGTTTGTCGACGAGACCTCGAGTTCCAGGTttgtgattgggtatttctgaatatttcacctatgaagggcgtaatgagattcagGAAGAAAGGAAAACTTAGATTGAGGTACATCTTACCATATCGATTTATTCGAAGAATAgaccaagtagcttatgagctaaAATTACCCTGTAGTTAGAACTTgttcacccagtctttcatgtttctatgttgaGAAAGTATATTAGAGATCCTTCTCGGATAGTACCAGTAGAAAATGTTCAGGTGATGGAAGACTTATTGTATGAGGAGATCCCAATAGCTATATTGGACAGGCAAGTCTATAAGTTAAGAATGAAGGAAGTGGCCTCCGTGAAAGTTCTATGGTGCAACAAAAATGTGGAAAAGGTCACATGGGAAGCAGAGAAAACAATGAAAGCTAAATATCTGCATCTATTCCAGCCCGAaggttctatatgattacaaTTAGATTGTGTCTTTATTTTAATATATTACAAAATGGTACTAAATTTTGGTTTCATACTTAGAAGATAATCAAGAAAAGAATGTGGTATGACCAGGAAAGGAACTTCCTAAACGCGAGGTGAGCTTCTTAGTAGTGTACTTAATGTTCGACATTCGTATATGATGAAATGAATTGACATATTACATTATATGGCCTTTTAAGGTGAgattgatatttttttctgcttgGTGACACGGCTTGGATAGTAATAATTATAGGGACACTCTATCGAAATTTCCCCAAGGATCCCTAAGAGTAGTTTTACCCCTATATGTCTTTAAATTCAAGGGAAAATATTCCTAAGGGGAGAGGATGTTACACCTTATACCTTTAGCATCGTTGTatcataagtaaactaacgtaagctcggagaggtcatgaaaATCCTACAAGGTTAGGGGAGGTCTTGAACAAGTGTTAACTGTGGGTTGTAAAGGTTAGCGGTTAATCGAATTGAAGGAAAGGAGTTTCGTCAAAGTCCGAGAGTGTTGGAGGGGTGTTCTGTGTCGCAAAACTCATTCTGCCTCCCAGAAAGGGACCTAGATAGAGGAAAACCATTGCCAAGCTTTCTACCTAGAAATGCGAAAGCGAATGCGGCCGCATCTTGTGAAATGCGTTGCATATCCCAATGCATTTCCGAGGCGATGGCAGACTTTGGATGTTATAAACTCATTCAACATTTAA carries:
- the LOC132637673 gene encoding uncharacterized protein LOC132637673, with the protein product MAPYEALYGRKCRSPIRWFEMGESSLFGPDLVHQAVEKVKHIPERLRITQSCQKSYSDVCRRDLEFQLELVHPVFHVSMLRKYIRDPSRIVPVENVQVMEDLLYEEIPIAILDRQVYKLRMKEVASVKVLWCNKNVEKVTWEAEKTMKAKYLHLFQPEGSI